The genomic DNA CACTTATCATCATTTTTAATACTTCAATACCATTGAGAACTAACGTTCTATTTATGTATCCTTGTTGTCCAAAATGAGAGTAAATACGAATATTCCCTTCATCGTGTACTTCATAATCAAAAATTTGAAGATGATTTTCTAATAACATCACAGCTTTATTGTCATTATTCACTTGAAACTCTATGTACTTACGATTTGCTTTACGTAGCGTATCAAGAGAAACTTCTTCTAGTAACTTTCCTTCATGAATAATTCCGATACGATCGACTAACTGTTCTACCTCGGCTAATATGTGACTAGAAATGAGTATGGTTATATTTCTTTCTTGAGCTAAAGAATGAATAAGTTTTCGCATTTCTTTAATACCAATAGGGTCTAGTCCGTTAGTTGGTTCATCTAATATGAGTAGCTCGGGATAATGGAGAAGAGCGCGTGCAATTCCTAAGCGTTGCTTCATTCCTAAAGAATACTTTCCTACTAACTTTTTTGTCTCATGCTGCAAGCCTACTATTTCTAATGCTTCTTCGATAGCATTCTTTTTGTGAACCCCAATTATCTTTGCATTAATTAATAGGTTTTCTTTTGCAGTTAAGTTTTCATAAAATCCTGGAACTTCAACTATAGAACCAATTCTGCTTAAAATATCTTTTTGATTTTGGAATAAGTTCTCTCCAAATATTTCAATCGTTCCACTTGTAGGCTTTATAAGACTAAGCAGCATACGAATGGTTGTTGTTTTACCAGCACCGTTGCGGCCTATGAAGCCATAAATCTCCCCTTGTTGAACATTAATATTTAAATTATCTACTGATTTTTGATTGCCATATACTTTAGTAAGGTTAGTCGTTTTTATAATTGTATTTATAGGAGACACCTGCTTTCTATAAGTTCTTACTTACATCATAAAAAGGAAGGCTTAACTGCATATTAATCATTTCTTAACTATTTCTTAAAAGTATTGTGTTTTGGAATAGAAAAGCCAAAAATAGTTCGTTTCCATGGAGTGCTTTCAACCCATATATGCCCACCATTTCTCTCAACGAGCGCTTTAGAAATAGAGAGCCCGAGACCACTACCACCAAACGAGGAGTTTCTTGATTGTTCGCTTCGGTACATTCGCTCAAACACATTTTGTAAATCATGCTTTGGAATACCAGGGCCTTTGTCCCAAATATGAAGTTCATATTCTCTATCGGTTTCTAGTAGTTCGACTCCTACTATTTTTCCATCCTTTCCGTAATAAATGGCATTTTTCATTAAATTACTCATAATCCGCATAAGGCTCAGATGGTCTGCGATAATAGGGCAAGTAGATTCTGGTATGAGAACTTGCAGTTCGATGTTATGTTTTGAGAGCTCAGGTAAAAATTCAATCAAAACTTCTCTAGTAACTTCAGAAAAGTCGAGTTCTTCTTCTTTTAGTGGAAATTCATTAGCGTCTAGCTTCGCCATATTGAATATTTCATCAACTAGGTGCTTTAAGTTATTTGATTTCATATAAAGTATTTTAAGGTATTCTTGTTTTTCTATTTCAGAAACAGCAACCCCATCTTTTAAAGCATCTATATATCCGATGATGGAGGTGAGTGGTGTTCGTATATCGTGGGAGATACTAGACAAAAGTTGTTTTCTGGATTCCTCGGATCTTTTGGCTTCAATCTGAACTTGCTCTAATTTAGCTATTAGCTCGTTTATTGAAAAAACGATATTATGTAATGAGTGGTCATTGCTTGTGAATAATCTCGTTTGTAAGTTTCCTTTTAGTACACGACTTAATTTAGTATCCATTGCCTTGCGATGTTGAATGAATTGTATTCTTGAAAAGAAGAGATAAATTGTAATTAAGATAAGGATTATAAATAAAGACATTTTTAATCTTGGTTCCATTTGTATGTTTAAAATCCCACAAATGATAAGTTGTAATGTAATAAGGGAGAGGGTTTTATCAGTCTTCAAGCTTTTCACCTACAAACTTATAACCAATTCCCCATATAGTCTGAATGAATTTTGGATTGGAAGGGTCGATTTCTATTTTCTTTCTAAGTTTTCGAATATGTACCATAACGGTATTGTCATCTTCTATATAATTATCGTCCCACACATTTTGGAAGAGCTGTGTTTTTGTAAATACTTGTCCTGGGTTTGAAGTAAAGAATTTTAATAGTTCCAGTTCTTTTCCGGTTAAGTTAATTTCTTCTTTATTTGTATGAACTGTGTATGTATTTAGATTGAAAGTTAGTCCTTTAAAAGATAAAGTTGTTTTTTCTTGAGCAGTATTGCTACTTCCAAGAACTAAAAAACGCCGCATAAGAGCTTTTACTCGTGCAATTACTTCGTGAATGCTGAAAGGTTTTGTAATGTAATCATCAGCACCAATGCTTAAGCCTAAAATTTTATCAATTTCGTGATCTTTAGCGGTGAGCATTAATATAGGTACGTTAGTTTTATATCTAAGCTTTTTACATACCTCGATTCCATCTATTTTGGGCATCATAAGATCTAATATAACGAGGTTATAGTTATTTTGATTAAATAAATGCAAGGCTTCTTCGCCGTTGATTGCAGTGTCTACCATATATAATTCTCGTTCTAAATATATTTTTAATAAATTTCGGATTTCTTTATCGTCGTCTGCTAAAAGGATACGTATATCTTTCATATTTTCACCTGCTTCTAATAGAGTTTTATTGATAGTACAACAACTCTCTAATTATATACTAGTATTTGTTAAAATAAGGTTGCTAGTTTTGTTGGAGGGAAACGTCCGCACGAGTTAAGTCTAGAGCTCAAATTAACTCGAATATGTTTGGAAGAATAAATTAAAGAGAAGCAGAAAGCGTGCTCCGATAATGAAATCCTATAGAGACGTGTCTAGTTAAAAGAGCATAAAAATATTAACTTGAATATCTTTATAAAAAGATGTTGACGATTATACAAATGAAGTGTAATATAGAACAAGTCGCCGATGACAATAACGTCGCAAGCGACAAACAAAATGAAAAACTTAGTTGACATTGAAAGATGAAGATGTTAACATAAGGAAGTCGCAAATGAGCGACTAAGTAGTTCTTTGAAAACTGAACGAAACAAACAACGTGAAACGTCAATTTTTATTTTTAGATGCTAGACAAACTAACTTTATTGGAGAGTTTGATCCTGGCTCAGGATGAACGCTGGCGGCGTGCCTAATACATGCAAGTCGAGCGAATAGATTGAGAGCTTGCTCTCAAGAAGTTAGCGGCGGACGGGTGAGTAACACGTGGGTAACCTGCCCATAAGACTGGGATAACTCCGGGAAACCGGGGCTAATACCGGATAACATTTTGAACTGCATGGTTCGAAATTGAAAGGCGGCTTCGGCTGTCACTTATGGATGGACCCGCGTCGCATTAGCTAGTTGGTGAGGTAACGGCTCACCAAGGCAACGATGCGTAGCCGACCTGAGAGGGTGATCGGCCACACTGGGACTGAGACACGGCCCAGACTCCTACGGGAGGCAGCAGTAGGGAATCTTCCGCAATGGACGAAAGTCTGACGGAGCAACGCCGCGTGAGTGATGAAGGCTTTCGGGTCGTAAAACTCTGTTGTTAGGGAAGAACAAGTGCTAGTTGAATAAGCTGGCACCTTGACGGTACCTAACCAGAAAGCCACGGCTAACTACGTGCCAGCAGCCGCGGTAATACGTAGGTGGCAAGCGTTATCCGGAATTATTGGGCGTAAAGCGCGCGCAGGTGGTTTCTTAAGTCTGATGTGAAAGCCCACGGCTCAACCGTGGAGGGTCATTGGAAACTGGGAGACTTGAGTGCAGAAGAGGAAAGTGGAATTCCATGTGTAGCGGTGAAATGCGTAGAGATATGGAGGAACACCAGTGGCGAAGGCGACTTTCTGGTCTGTAACTGACACTGAGGCGCGAAAGCGTGGGGAGCAAACAGGATTAGATACCCTGGTAGTCCACGCCGTAAACGATGAGTGCTAAGTGTTAGAGGGTTTCCGCCCTTTAGTGCTGAAGTTAACGCATTAAGCACTCCGCCTGGGGAGTACGGCCGCAAGGCTGAAACTCAAAGGAATTGACGGGGGCCCGCACAAGCGGTGGAGCATGTGGTTTAATTCGAAGCAACGCGAAGAACCTTACCAGGTCTTGACATCCTCTGAAAACCCTAGAGATAGGGCTTCTCCTTCGGGAGCAGAGTGACAGGTGGTGCATGGTTGTCGTCAGCTCGTGTCGTGAGATGTTGGGTTAAGTCCCGCAACGAGCGCAACCCTTGATCTTAGTTGCCATCATTAAGTTGGGCACTCTAAGGTGACTGCCGGTGACAAACCGGAGGAAGGTGGGGATGACGTCAAATCATCATGCCCCTTATGACCTGGGCTACACACGTGCTACAATGGACGGTACAAAGAGCTGCAAGACCGCGAGGTGGAGCTAATCTCATAAAACCGTTCTCAGTTCGGATTGTAGGCTGCAACTCGCCTACATGAAGCTGGAATCGCTAGTAATCGCGGATCAGCATGCCGCGGTGAATACGTTCCCGGGCCTTGTACACACCGCCCGTCACACCACGAGAGTTTGTAACACCCGAAGTCGGTGGGGTAACCTTTTTGGAGCCAGCCGCCTAAGGTGGGACAGATGATTGGGGTGAAGTCGTAACAAGGTAGCCGTATCGGAAGGTGCGGCTGGATCACCTCCTTTCTATGGAGAATTGATGAACGCTGTTCATCAATATAAGTTTCCGTGTTTCGTTTTGTTCAGTTTTGAGAGAACTATCTCTCATATATAAATGTATGTTCTTTGAAAACTAGATAACAGTGTAGCTCATATTTTTTTAATTTTAGTTTGGTTAAGTTAGAAAGGGCGCACGGTGGATGCCTTGACACTAGGAGTCGATGAAGGACGGGACTAACGCCGATATGCTTCGGGGAGCTGTAAGTAAGCTTTGATCCGAAGATTTCCGAATGGGGAAACCCACTATACGTAATGGTATGGTATCCTTACCTGAATACATAGGGTATGGAAGACAGACCCAGGGAACTGAAACATCTAAGTACCTGGAGGAAGAGAAAGCAAATGCGATTTCCTGAGTAGCGGCGAGCGAAACGGAACATAGCCCAAACCAAGAGGCTTGCCTCTTGGGGTTGTAGGACATTCTATACGGAGTTACAAAGGAACGAGGTAGACGAAGCGACCTGGAAAGGTCCGTCGTAGAGGGTAACAACCCCGTAGTCGAAACTTCGTTCTCTCTTGAATGTATCCTGAGTACGGCGGAACACGTGAAATTCCGTCGGAATCTGGGAGGACCATCTCCCAAGGCTAAATACTCCCTAGTGATCGATAGTGAACCAGTACCGTGAGGGAAAGGTGAAAAGCACCCCGGAAGGGGAGTGAAAGAGATCCTGAAACCGTGTGCCTACAAATAGTCAGAGCCCGTTAATGGGTGATGGCGTGCCTTTTGTAGAATGAACCGGCGAGTTACGATCCCGTGCGAGGTTAAGCTGAAGAGGCGGAGCCGCAGCGAAAGCGAGTCTGAATAGGGCGTTTAGTACGTGGTCGTAGACCCGAAACCAGGTGATCTACCCATGTCCAGGGTGAAGTTCAGGTAACACTGAATGGAGGCCCGAACCCACGCACGTTGAAAAGTGCGGGGATGAGGTGTGGGTAGCGGAGAAATTCCAATCGAACCTGGAGATAGCTGGTTCTCCCCGAAATAGCTTTAGGGCTAGCCTTAAGTGTAAGAGTCTTGGAGGTAGAGCACTGATTGAACTAGGGGTCCTCATCGGATTACCGAATTCAGTCAAACTCCGAATGCCAATGACTTATCCTTAGGAGTCAGACTGCGAGTGATAAGATCCGTAGTCAAGAGGGAAACAGCCCAGATCGCCAGCTAAGGTCCCAAAGTGTGTATTAAGTGGAAAAGGATGTGGAGTTGCTTAGACAACTAGGATGTTGGCTTAGAAGCAGCCACCATTTAAAGAGTGCGTAATAGCTCACTAGTCGAGTGACTCTGCGCCGAAAATGTACCGGGGCTAAATACACCACCGAAGCTGCGAATTGATACCAATGGTATCAGTGGTAGGGGAGCGTTCTAAGTGCAGTGAAGTCAGACCGGAAGGACTGGTGGAGCGCTTAGAAGTGAGAATGCCGGTATGAGTAGCGAAAGACGGGTGAGAATCCCGTCCACCGAATGCCTAAGGTTTCCTGAGGAAGGCTCGTCCGCTCAGGGTTAGTCAGGACCTAAGCCGAGGCCGACAGGCGTAGGCGATGGACAACAGGTTGATATTCCTGTACCACCTCTTTATCGTTTGAGCAATGGAGGGACGCAGAAGGATAGAAGAAGCGTGCGATTGGTTGTGCACGTCCAAGCAGTTAGGCTGATAAGTAGGCAAATCCGCTTATCGTAAAGGCTGAGCTGTGATGGGGAAGCTCCTTATGGAGCGAAGTCTTTGATTCCCCGCTGCCAAGAAAAGCTTCTAGCGAGATAAAAGGTGCCTGTACCGCAAACCGACACAGGTAGGCGAGGAGAGAATCCTAAGGTGTGCGAGAGAACTCTGGTTAAGGAACTCGGCAAAATGACCCCGTAACTTCGGGAGAAGGGGTGCTTTCTTAACGGAAAGCCGCAGTGAATAGGCCCAAGCGACTGTTTAGCAAAAACACAGCTCTCTGCGAAGCCGTAAGGCGAAGTATAGGGGGTGACACCTGCCCGGTGCTGGAAGGTTAAGGAGAGGGGTTAGCGTAAGCGAAGCTCTGAACTGAAGCCCCAGTAAACGGCGGCCGTAACTATAACGGTCCTAAGGTAGCGAAATTCCTTGTCGGGTAAGTTCCGACCCGCACGAAAGGTGTAACGATTTGGGCACTGTCTCAACCAGAGACTCGGTGAAATTATAGTACCTGTGAAGATGCAGGTTACCCGCGACAGGACGGAAAGACCCCGTGGAGCTTTACTGTAGCCTGATATTGAATTTTGGTACAGTTTGTACAGGATAGGCGGGAGCCATTGAAACCGGAGCGCTAGCTTCGGTGGAGGCGCTGGTGGGATACCGCCCTGACTGTATTGAAATTCTAACCTACGGGTCTTATCGACCCGGGAGACAGTGTCAGGTGGGCAGTTTGACTGGGGCGGTCGCCTCCTAAAGTGTAACGGAGGCGCCCAAAGGTTCCCTCAGAATGGTTGGAAATCATTCGTAGAGTGCAAAGGCATAAGGGAGCTTGACTGCGAGACCTACAAGTCGAGCAGGGACGAAAGTCGGGCTTAGTGATCCGGTGGTTCCGCATGGAAGGGCCATCGCTCAACGGATAAAAGCTACCCCGGGGATAACAGGCTTATCTCCCCCAAGAGTCCACATCGACGGGGAGGTTTGGCACCTCGATGTCGGCTCATCGCATCCTGGGGCTGTAGTCGGTCCCAAGGGTTGGGCTGTTCGCCCATTAAAGCGGTACGCGAGCTGGGTTCAGAACGTCGTGAGACAGTTCGGTCCCTATCCGTCGTGGGCGTAGGAAATTTGAGAGGAGCTGTCCTTAGTACGAGAGGACCGGGATGGACGCACCGCTGGTGTACCAGTTGTTCTGCCAAGGGCATAGCTGGGTAGCTATGTGCGGAAGGGATAAGTGCTGAAAGCATCTAAGCATGAAGCCCCCCTCAAGATGAGATTTCCCATAGCGTAAGCTAGTAAGATCCCTGAAAGATGATCAGGTTGATAGGTTCGAGGTGGAAGCATGGTGACATGTGGAGCTGACGAATACTAATAGATCGAGGACTTAACCATATAATATGTAGCAAATGTTATCTAGTTTTGAAGGAATATGCCTTCATAGTTTGGTGATGATGGCAGAGAGGTCACACCCGTTCCCATACCGAACACGGAAGTTAAGCTCTCTAGCGCCGATGGTAGTTGGGACCTTGTCCCTGTGAGAGTAGGACGTCGCCAAGCAAAAACCTAAGTCGTTTCGACTTAGGTTTTTTTGTGTTTATTTTTATTGCTTGAAATATAAAGGTAAGAATTACCTTTTGTGAAAATATAATCGAGATGTAAAAAGAATATTTGTAATCTTACATAACCTTTTGTGTTTTTAAAGGATTTTACATAAGAAAAAATCTATAATTAAGGTAGTTAACATATATTTTTGATGGGTGTGGGGGATTATGAAAGAAATATGCATGTTATTAGTGGCTGTTATATTATGGGGGACAGCTATTGCACCAACAAAATGGGTGTTAGAATCTATTCAGCCGTTTACTTTGTTGTTTATTCGTCTTTTCTTTGCAGGTGGAATTTGTATGCTATTTTCATTTAAGCAACTA from Bacillus cereus G9842 includes the following:
- a CDS encoding response regulator transcription factor; this encodes MKDIRILLADDDKEIRNLLKIYLERELYMVDTAINGEEALHLFNQNNYNLVILDLMMPKIDGIEVCKKLRYKTNVPILMLTAKDHEIDKILGLSIGADDYITKPFSIHEVIARVKALMRRFLVLGSSNTAQEKTTLSFKGLTFNLNTYTVHTNKEEINLTGKELELLKFFTSNPGQVFTKTQLFQNVWDDNYIEDDNTVMVHIRKLRKKIEIDPSNPKFIQTIWGIGYKFVGEKLED
- a CDS encoding sensor histidine kinase, with translation MKTDKTLSLITLQLIICGILNIQMEPRLKMSLFIILILITIYLFFSRIQFIQHRKAMDTKLSRVLKGNLQTRLFTSNDHSLHNIVFSINELIAKLEQVQIEAKRSEESRKQLLSSISHDIRTPLTSIIGYIDALKDGVAVSEIEKQEYLKILYMKSNNLKHLVDEIFNMAKLDANEFPLKEEELDFSEVTREVLIEFLPELSKHNIELQVLIPESTCPIIADHLSLMRIMSNLMKNAIYYGKDGKIVGVELLETDREYELHIWDKGPGIPKHDLQNVFERMYRSEQSRNSSFGGSGLGLSISKALVERNGGHIWVESTPWKRTIFGFSIPKHNTFKK
- a CDS encoding ABC transporter ATP-binding protein, with the protein product MSPINTIIKTTNLTKVYGNQKSVDNLNINVQQGEIYGFIGRNGAGKTTTIRMLLSLIKPTSGTIEIFGENLFQNQKDILSRIGSIVEVPGFYENLTAKENLLINAKIIGVHKKNAIEEALEIVGLQHETKKLVGKYSLGMKQRLGIARALLHYPELLILDEPTNGLDPIGIKEMRKLIHSLAQERNITILISSHILAEVEQLVDRIGIIHEGKLLEEVSLDTLRKANRKYIEFQVNNDNKAVMLLENHLQIFDYEVHDEGNIRIYSHFGQQGYINRTLVLNGIEVLKMMISEDRLEDYFTKLVGGGTIG